TGAATTCGTcggaggaggatgaagatgaggatgaagaggatgatgaggcAAGTGGAGAGGAGGTAAAGCTTTATTCACCTCTGACACATACatgtgagcacacacactcattgtcTCACTTTTGCTTGGTATTTCTGTTGCTCTTTCAGGAGGAAGACTCTggtcaggaggaggaggaggttgatgaggaggaggttgatgaggaggaggaaggtcaggtcaggtcaggtatAGTTGtttccacacacacccctgtgctctctcactcacacatactgatgtttgtttgtttgcagatGAAGATGAGTGTAAAGGTGAAAAGAGGAAACGAGACtgaggaagatgaagataaTTTAGTTTGTGGTTTTTCTGTGATGCATTGTTGATCAAACaggtgttattttttaaatcccacTGTCTTTTATACTCGTCCATTTTGTTTggctttgtaaataaaaaatgtgttttctaATTGACCCTGTGTGTgcagaccctgtgtgtgtgtgtgtgtgtgtgtgtgtgtgtagacccTGTGTGTACGTGTTCCACTCACCATCTCAGACTTGCAGCttgcttttaaatgaaataagatgAGAATTTTCAGACTAAACAGATAAAACTCCACAAGAACAAATTGGAAACCGATAAGTGACATTTAATGTGTTGTCATTAATAAACAGATGTACAGAGAACAAAAGGCCACCAGGTCCTGAGGAACAGGGAACATGAGGTAGTGTTTGTGTGACCACACCACAGTAAGGGCTTCACTCGTCTCCATCCACAAGCAAAACAAGGAGGTCAGAATTGTGATACGTTTAGACTTGTGTTAATGTCTGCAACGAGTTTGTTCCTGGAACATGTCCCTGTGAAccagctgttactatggaaacaacaaggtgtgtgttatatctgcTCTTTAACGCACACTTAACACAAACGGTCAAGAGCTATTTGTTCTTTACACCAAAAAGAAATGTGATGATAACTTAgtaatatatatagtattgtatagtaatAAACATTTAGCCTTGAATGATTGGTGCTTATTTTactgcacacacgcacacacacacacacacacacacacacacacacacacacacacacacacacacacacagggactgTAGATAAGAGTGTGAGTTTATTATAAAACTGTACTCTACACACGGCTGAAACACAAACccatacaaaaataaacacatcacaATCTCTGTGACTTATTGCTTAGGCTGGTCTCTCTAACGctaacacaccatcacacacacacacacacacacacacacacacacacacacacacacacacacacacacacacacacactaaaacacccAACCCCCAGTGAAGTGAGCCTGCATAGACATAGCAGCTgttgcatacacacaaacactactcgtcatcctcatcatcctcctcctcgtcttcgtcgtcatcttcatcctcatcttcatcgTCTTCATCATCAGCCTTGACCATAGCTTTCTTCGTGGAGCCTGCAGGTCGGCCTGGTCCCCGTTTGGGAGCTCCGCCCCCGGCACCACCCTTTGCACGATACTCAGCAATGTCctacaggaaacaggaagtagaGGCACAGGTGAGTGTTATAAACATGCTACATATGACTGAAACATCAGCACTATCTGCCCTGGTCTCTCTTAGGACTTcactttttaaaagcttttgataaaagacaaacacacaggttgTGTTTTTCACCTTCTCGTATTTCTGGCGCAGAGCGGCTGCCTTCTGTTCGTAGGGCGTGCGGTCTTTGGGACTCTGTTTGGCCCACATGGCAGCCAGCTTCTTGGCGAGATCACCGATAGTCAGGCCGGGGTACTCGCCCTTCACGGTCGGCCTGTGCTCTGAGCAAAAGACGAAGAACGCCGACCTGAacggaggaggagagaggcGGGGTTATGCAAATgacatactgtgtatatatcTTATAACTAATATGTAAATGAGCTCAAAATGACAGAAGAGCAATCTGTCTGTTCCTCACACTATTCTGAGTACAGATAAAgatttgtgtgtataaaatgatgGGATTCACACGTACGGGGGACGTTTGGGAGCATTGGggtccttcttcttcttctgccttCCCATGCCTTTGGGGGGAACGTAATTCATCATCTCCCGATCGTATCGGTCTTTATCGGCCTTCGCCTGGTCTTCAAACTTCTTCTTCTCAGTAGCAGCTAGAGTCTAAACACAAAAAGCTGTGTAACACCCagttaaccacacacacacacacacacacacacacacacacacacacacacacacacacacacacacacacacacacaggtgtgtctCTCCCAATGTCTCCCCACACATGTCTccacacacacgtctccacacacaccttccatcGCTCAGAGCAGGTCTTGGAGAACTTGGCGAAGTTCACTGTGGTTCCTGGGCTCTTCTTCTTGTGTTCCTCACGACATGACAGAACGAAGAATGCGTAGGATGAAGTCCGACCTTTCGGTTTATTCACATCTTTCACCATGGCtgcaacataaacaacacaaaatatcaTAAATCTGTATGTAATACATGCAAGACCAGTTCTGTTACAGTGCAGTAGATGTTAGTTCTCAGTATGACTAATTTAATTGGTGCAGATATATTTACAGTTAACTGTTATATTTGACTCCATGTTCATTTGTTTCTTAGCATTTTTACTTTTCTATGCTGTAAAACTATACGTTTGTTTTAGATCATgtcacataaataaacatacatggTATGACGTAGTgaagtgtgttttatgtgtgtattgtatagtatagtgttatttatgtgtgtattgtatagtatagtgttatttatgtgtgtattgtatagtatagtgttatttatgtgtgtattgtatagtatagtgtta
This DNA window, taken from Tachysurus fulvidraco isolate hzauxx_2018 chromosome 23, HZAU_PFXX_2.0, whole genome shotgun sequence, encodes the following:
- the hmgb2b gene encoding high mobility group protein B2b; the protein is MVKDVNKPKGRTSSYAFFVLSCREEHKKKSPGTTVNFAKFSKTCSERWKTLAATEKKKFEDQAKADKDRYDREMMNYVPPKGMGRQKKKKDPNAPKRPPSAFFVFCSEHRPTVKGEYPGLTIGDLAKKLAAMWAKQSPKDRTPYEQKAAALRQKYEKDIAEYRAKGGAGGGAPKRGPGRPAGSTKKAMVKADDEDDEDEDEDDDEDEEEDDEDDE